The proteins below come from a single Hemiscyllium ocellatum isolate sHemOce1 chromosome 24, sHemOce1.pat.X.cur, whole genome shotgun sequence genomic window:
- the LOC132827082 gene encoding polyubiquitin-like, which produces MILQVKFMTGDIVTLEINPSIQVSALKMMIYEKTKVPVYQQRLVIQNGNTQELKDNKRLSDYCVPPSNTVMLIVKNEERIQIFLQNDKGKLSTYDVRPSQSVEEFKAQVQRQERVPANQQRLMYDGKQLEDGRLLSDYNIQPESTIFLLLRLRGGSL; this is translated from the coding sequence ATGATACTGCAGGTGAAGTTTATGACCGGTGACATTGTCACACTTGAGATCAATCCTTCCATTCAAGTGTCAGCTCTCAAGATGATGATATATGAGAAGACCAAGGTACCTGTTTACCAACAGCGTCTGGTGATACAAAACGGGAACACTCAAGAGCTGAAGGACAACAAGAGACTGTCTGACTACTGTGTCCCTCCCAGTAACACTGTCATGCTGATCGTCAAGAATGAGGAGCGCATTCAGATCTTCCTGCAGAATGACAAGGGAAAACTTTCTACATACGATGTTCGTCCCTCTCAGTCTGTTGAGGAATTTAAAGCACAAGTCCAGCGACAGGAGCGTGTCCCAGCCAATCAGCAGCGCCTGATGTACGATGGGAAACAGCTGGAGGATGGTCGGTTACTCTCTGACTACAATATTCAGCCAGAGAGCACCATCTTCCTCTTGCTGCGTTTGCGGGGTGGCTCACTGTGA